The Actinomadura sp. WMMB 499 genome includes a window with the following:
- a CDS encoding ABC transporter ATP-binding protein encodes MITFEGVTKRFPDGTVALDDVSLECPTGEITVFVGTSGGGKTTALRTINRMVDPTAGRVLIDGGDVRDRKPAELRRGIGYVIQHAGLFPHRTIEDNIATVPRLLGRKKRETRERAHELMKLVGLEPAMAGRYPFQLSGGQQQRVGVARALAADPPIMLMDEPFSAVDPVVRAELQDEFLRLQAELHKTIVFVTHDVDEAIKLGDRIAVFRTGGQLVQVDSPQDLLARPADDFVAGFIGHDRGIRRLSFVPASEAPLSDHGILPADAPVERARDAADGWTLVVDVGGRPLGWAAAAALPADGVLADARLAPIGHTFSVEDDSIRAALDAAILSPSGRAIAVDGEGRVLGLADQADLSAAISRSGTRPQPEPGREGASA; translated from the coding sequence TTGATCACCTTTGAGGGCGTCACCAAACGCTTCCCCGACGGCACCGTCGCGCTCGACGACGTCAGCCTCGAGTGCCCCACCGGCGAGATCACCGTCTTCGTCGGCACGTCGGGCGGCGGCAAGACCACCGCGCTGCGCACCATCAACCGGATGGTCGACCCCACCGCGGGGCGCGTGCTGATCGACGGCGGGGACGTCCGCGACCGCAAGCCCGCGGAACTGCGGCGCGGCATCGGCTACGTCATCCAGCACGCCGGGCTCTTCCCGCACCGGACGATCGAGGACAACATCGCGACCGTCCCCCGGCTGCTCGGCAGGAAGAAGCGGGAGACGCGCGAGCGGGCGCACGAGCTGATGAAGCTCGTCGGCCTGGAACCGGCGATGGCCGGCCGCTACCCGTTCCAGCTGTCCGGCGGGCAGCAGCAGCGCGTGGGCGTGGCGCGCGCGCTCGCCGCCGACCCGCCGATCATGCTGATGGACGAGCCGTTCAGCGCCGTCGACCCGGTCGTGCGCGCCGAACTGCAGGACGAGTTCCTGCGCCTGCAGGCCGAACTGCACAAGACGATCGTGTTCGTCACCCACGACGTCGACGAGGCCATCAAGCTCGGCGACCGCATCGCGGTGTTCCGGACCGGCGGGCAACTCGTCCAGGTCGACAGCCCGCAGGACCTCCTCGCCCGCCCCGCCGACGACTTCGTCGCCGGATTCATCGGGCACGACCGCGGCATCCGCCGCCTCTCGTTCGTTCCCGCGTCCGAGGCGCCGCTGTCGGACCACGGCATCCTGCCCGCCGACGCGCCCGTCGAGCGGGCCCGCGACGCCGCCGACGGCTGGACCCTCGTCGTCGACGTCGGGGGCCGTCCCCTCGGCTGGGCCGCCGCGGCCGCGCTGCCCGCCGACGGCGTCCTCGCCGACGCCCGGCTCGCCCCGATCGGGCACACGTTCTCCGTCGAGGACGACTCGATCCGCGCGGCGCTCGACGCCGCGATCCTGTCGCCGTCCGGCCGGGCCATCGCCGTGGACGGCGAGGGACGCGTCCTCGGCCTCGCCGACCAGGCCGACCTCAGCGCCGCGATCAGCCGGTCCGGCACCAGACCGCAGCCCGAGCCCGGCAGGGAAGGTGCCTCGGCCTGA
- a CDS encoding ABC transporter permease, giving the protein MEIDWGWIGEHTSDLGENALLHLRLALLPVLFGLLISLPLGVLCRRFGWLYPPALTLANVLYAIPSLALFMVFIQYTGLTPSTVIIPLTLYSLSVLIPNVVDGLGSVSEPVRQAATAMGFGPLRRLVRVELPIAVPVVIAGTRVAAVSSISLVAVGQLIGQGGLGYDIVRGYQLQFPTQILAASVLIVLLALITDGLLVVLQRILTPWARARGTS; this is encoded by the coding sequence ATGGAAATCGACTGGGGCTGGATCGGTGAGCACACCTCCGACCTCGGCGAGAACGCCCTGCTGCACCTGCGCCTCGCCCTCCTGCCGGTGCTGTTCGGGCTGCTGATCTCGCTGCCGCTCGGGGTGCTGTGCCGCCGCTTCGGCTGGCTCTACCCGCCCGCGCTCACCCTCGCGAACGTGCTGTACGCGATCCCGTCGCTCGCACTGTTCATGGTCTTCATCCAGTACACCGGGCTGACCCCGTCCACGGTGATCATCCCGCTGACCCTCTACAGCCTCTCCGTGCTCATCCCGAACGTCGTGGACGGCCTGGGCTCGGTGTCCGAACCCGTGCGGCAGGCCGCCACCGCGATGGGCTTCGGCCCCCTGCGCCGCCTCGTCCGCGTCGAACTGCCCATCGCGGTCCCCGTCGTGATCGCCGGCACCCGCGTCGCCGCCGTGTCGTCCATCAGCCTCGTCGCCGTCGGGCAGCTGATCGGGCAGGGCGGCCTCGGCTACGACATCGTCCGCGGCTACCAGCTCCAGTTCCCCACGCAGATCCTCGCCGCCTCGGTGCTGATCGTCCTGCTCGCCCTGATCACCGACGGCCTCCTGGTCGTCCTGCAACGCATCCTCACCCCGTGGGCGCGCGCGCGAGGTACCTCATGA
- a CDS encoding ABC transporter permease, whose amino-acid sequence MNELWNQIDLSWSWLTSAEQWEGANGIPHRLWQHLIYSGTSLFFAALIGLALGLLVGHTGRGGFLATGLANVARAIPTFGLVLVIVVIDYSITPVLIALVALAVPPILVNTYEGVRGVDADARDAARGMGMTGWGVLWRAELPMAMPLILLGLRTSAIQVVATATLAAYPGFGGLGRYIIDGLARNDYQLVVGGTVLVVALALLVQSVFAVLRRLLVSPGLLGTARS is encoded by the coding sequence ATGAACGAACTGTGGAACCAGATCGACCTCTCCTGGAGCTGGCTAACGTCGGCCGAGCAGTGGGAGGGCGCCAACGGCATCCCGCACCGCCTCTGGCAGCACCTGATCTACAGCGGCACGTCCCTCTTCTTCGCCGCCCTCATCGGGCTCGCGCTCGGCCTCCTGGTCGGGCACACCGGCCGCGGCGGGTTCCTCGCGACCGGCCTCGCCAACGTCGCCCGCGCGATCCCCACGTTCGGGCTCGTTCTCGTCATCGTCGTGATCGACTACAGCATCACGCCCGTCCTGATCGCGCTCGTCGCCCTCGCCGTCCCCCCGATCCTCGTCAACACCTACGAGGGCGTCCGCGGCGTCGACGCCGACGCCCGCGACGCCGCGCGCGGCATGGGCATGACCGGCTGGGGCGTCCTGTGGCGGGCCGAACTGCCGATGGCGATGCCGCTGATCCTTCTCGGCCTGCGCACCTCGGCGATCCAGGTCGTCGCCACCGCCACCCTCGCCGCCTACCCCGGCTTCGGCGGCCTCGGCCGCTACATCATCGACGGTCTCGCCCGCAACGACTACCAGCTCGTCGTCGGCGGCACCGTCCTCGTCGTGGCGCTCGCACTGCTCGTCCAGTCCGTCTTCGCGGTGCTGCGCCGCCTCCTCGTCTCACCGGGCCTGCTCGGAACGGCCCGCTCCTGA
- a CDS encoding ABC transporter substrate-binding protein, with amino-acid sequence MKHYIRGTVVGLVAALSLTACGGGDGGDDNPLAGGGGDSSAITVGSANFPESALLGEIYAQALEGKGLEVERKFNIGAREVYYDQVVKGGIDVMPEYNGALLTTSVDPESKAATTEEINKELTAKLPEGAAILDSSTAEDKDSVTVTKETAQEHDLKTIADLEPVAGQMTIGGPSEFKTRQQGLVGLEGQYGLKFEKFQPLDAGAQATLVELLLDDEIQAADLFTTDPMIAEHGLVVLEDPKHVFSAQNVTPLVYEQGVNEQARTALNAVSAKLTTQHLLDMMKRIVVDKDDQEKVAEEWLKQNALA; translated from the coding sequence ATGAAGCACTACATCCGCGGCACCGTCGTGGGTCTGGTGGCGGCGCTCAGCCTCACCGCCTGCGGCGGCGGGGACGGCGGTGACGACAACCCGCTCGCCGGTGGCGGCGGCGACTCGTCCGCCATCACCGTCGGCAGCGCCAACTTCCCCGAGAGCGCCCTGCTCGGCGAGATCTACGCGCAGGCCCTGGAAGGCAAGGGCCTCGAGGTCGAGCGCAAGTTCAACATCGGCGCCCGCGAGGTCTACTACGACCAGGTCGTCAAGGGCGGCATCGACGTGATGCCCGAGTACAACGGCGCCCTGCTGACCACCTCGGTCGACCCGGAGAGCAAGGCCGCCACCACCGAGGAGATCAACAAGGAGCTCACCGCCAAGCTCCCGGAGGGCGCCGCGATCCTCGACTCATCGACGGCCGAAGACAAGGACTCGGTCACCGTCACCAAGGAGACCGCGCAGGAGCACGACCTGAAGACGATCGCCGACCTCGAGCCCGTCGCGGGCCAGATGACGATCGGCGGCCCGTCGGAGTTCAAGACCCGCCAGCAGGGCCTCGTGGGCCTCGAGGGCCAGTACGGCCTGAAGTTCGAGAAGTTCCAGCCGCTCGACGCCGGCGCCCAGGCCACCCTCGTCGAACTGCTCCTCGACGACGAGATCCAGGCCGCCGACCTGTTCACCACCGACCCCATGATCGCCGAACACGGCCTCGTCGTCCTGGAGGACCCGAAGCACGTCTTCAGCGCCCAGAACGTCACCCCGCTCGTCTACGAGCAGGGCGTGAACGAGCAGGCCCGCACGGCCCTCAACGCCGTCTCCGCCAAGCTCACCACCCAGCACCTCCTCGACATGATGAAGCGCATCGTCGTCGACAAGGACGACCAGGAGAAGGTCGCCGAGGAGTGGCTCAAGCAGAACGCCCTGGCCTGA
- a CDS encoding DUF397 domain-containing protein, protein MTTHYGTWRKSSHSAPNGECVEVGLSVEGTVGVRDTKQDGDGPVLDLTPHEWGAFLEAVRSIGA, encoded by the coding sequence ATGACCACGCATTACGGCACCTGGCGAAAGTCCAGCCACAGCGCTCCCAATGGCGAGTGTGTCGAGGTCGGTCTCTCCGTCGAGGGCACCGTCGGCGTGCGCGACACAAAGCAGGACGGCGACGGCCCCGTCCTGGACCTCACCCCTCATGAATGGGGCGCCTTCCTGGAGGCCGTCCGCTCCATCGGCGCCTGA
- a CDS encoding DUF397 domain-containing protein, which translates to MTSRYEHWRKSSHSAANSDCVEVGRSAVGLIGVRDSKQDGTGPVLDLTPREWGTFLQAIRSTGT; encoded by the coding sequence ATGACTTCCCGGTACGAACACTGGCGCAAGTCCAGCCACAGTGCTGCCAACAGTGACTGCGTCGAGGTAGGTCGCTCCGCCGTCGGCCTGATCGGCGTGCGCGACAGCAAGCAGGACGGCACCGGCCCCGTCCTCGACCTCACCCCTCGTGAATGGGGCACCTTCCTGCAGGCCATCCGCTCCACCGGCACCTGA
- a CDS encoding helix-turn-helix transcriptional regulator — translation MTADELSRLIFRSRTTISKLENARCRPDVADVMKILDALGVTGDRWTAILTLAGQAADRGWWDAFGNTMGARQRMYADIESDANTIRGYYQVAVPGILQTPDFTQALVEYDKTEGPLIYRPDRMIEARQRRQQVALRSGGPRCDFILDEFVIRRLAVPPRVMSNQLRHLVETVSTWPHLTVRLLPVEARIEGGLARSTFTIYSFPDPDDPTMAIADTISADVVHTEPVEVTRYAELFERLRDATTSPARSLTLLEEAANELAGLAGS, via the coding sequence ATGACCGCCGACGAACTCTCCAGGCTGATCTTCAGATCCCGCACGACGATCTCCAAACTGGAGAACGCACGCTGCCGCCCCGACGTCGCCGACGTCATGAAGATCCTCGACGCTCTGGGCGTGACGGGTGACAGGTGGACGGCGATCCTCACCCTCGCCGGTCAGGCCGCCGACCGCGGCTGGTGGGACGCCTTTGGCAACACCATGGGCGCGCGCCAGCGGATGTACGCCGATATCGAATCCGACGCGAACACGATCCGCGGCTATTACCAGGTGGCCGTCCCCGGAATTCTGCAGACGCCCGACTTCACTCAGGCCCTCGTCGAGTACGACAAGACCGAAGGACCATTGATCTATCGCCCTGACCGCATGATCGAGGCACGCCAGCGCAGGCAGCAGGTCGCCCTGCGCTCCGGCGGACCAAGATGCGATTTCATTCTGGACGAGTTCGTCATCCGCCGCCTGGCTGTCCCACCGCGCGTCATGAGCAACCAGCTTCGCCATCTGGTCGAGACCGTCTCCACCTGGCCTCACCTCACGGTGCGCCTCTTGCCGGTCGAAGCGCGCATCGAAGGTGGTCTGGCACGGTCGACCTTCACGATCTACAGCTTCCCGGACCCTGACGACCCAACAATGGCGATCGCCGACACGATCAGCGCAGACGTCGTCCACACCGAGCCGGTCGAGGTCACTCGTTACGCGGAGTTATTCGAACGGCTGAGAGATGCCACGACCTCTCCCGCACGGAGCCTCACACTCCTGGAAGAGGCCGCGAACGAGCTGGCCGGTCTGGCAGGATCGTAA
- a CDS encoding ATP-binding protein, with product MLLAVSGPDQSGTSMYWRRGFCGRAEQIRSVRAFAAHLLADFPALDDVLLVVDELAVNAIRHTRSGRCGGRFAVEICMDLAGVIVYVADEGGPGEPRLRDIAGLAEGGRGLLAVEALAATWSWTGDERGRTVRATFPRADARPGRPAVR from the coding sequence ATGTTGCTCGCCGTTTCCGGTCCCGACCAGTCCGGGACGTCGATGTACTGGCGGCGCGGGTTCTGCGGCAGGGCGGAGCAGATCCGATCCGTGCGCGCCTTCGCCGCGCACCTGCTGGCCGACTTCCCGGCCCTGGATGACGTCCTCCTCGTCGTCGACGAGCTGGCCGTCAACGCCATCCGGCACACGCGGTCCGGCCGTTGCGGCGGCCGGTTCGCCGTGGAGATCTGCATGGACCTGGCAGGCGTCATCGTCTACGTCGCCGACGAGGGCGGGCCGGGGGAGCCGCGGCTGCGGGACATCGCCGGCCTTGCGGAGGGCGGTCGGGGGCTGCTCGCCGTGGAGGCCCTGGCCGCGACCTGGTCCTGGACGGGCGACGAGCGGGGCCGCACCGTCCGCGCCACGTTCCCGCGCGCGGACGCGCGTCCCGGCCGTCCGGCGGTGAGGTGA
- a CDS encoding ABATE domain-containing protein: MDFAFVSGAPSLDLAGTVGSRRNDPVDALTGPADLERWTSECPGLPDRVTVDTAAFEAALTLREALYRLALDRIEGRPFQPDDLAVVNTAAAGPALSVRLDDSGLHTSGDARAVLTHIARDGIAVLADPHVRLKECGRTGCTRVYIDRSRGARRTWCGMAECGDRVKAAAYRARRRAANREPTG; the protein is encoded by the coding sequence GTGGATTTCGCGTTCGTGAGCGGCGCCCCCTCCCTCGACCTGGCCGGCACCGTGGGGTCACGCCGGAACGACCCCGTCGACGCCCTGACCGGCCCCGCGGACCTCGAACGGTGGACGTCCGAATGCCCCGGCCTTCCCGATCGCGTCACCGTCGACACCGCCGCCTTCGAGGCCGCGCTGACGCTGCGGGAGGCGCTCTACCGGCTCGCGCTGGATCGCATCGAGGGCCGCCCCTTCCAGCCGGACGACCTCGCCGTCGTCAACACGGCCGCGGCCGGACCTGCGCTCTCCGTCCGGCTCGACGACTCGGGGCTGCACACGTCGGGAGACGCCCGCGCCGTACTCACGCATATCGCGCGGGACGGCATCGCCGTGCTCGCCGACCCGCACGTCCGTCTCAAGGAATGCGGCCGGACCGGCTGCACCCGCGTCTACATCGACCGTTCGCGCGGCGCGCGCCGTACGTGGTGCGGGATGGCCGAGTGCGGCGACCGCGTCAAGGCCGCGGCCTACCGAGCGCGCCGACGGGCCGCGAACCGCGAGCCGACCGGCTGA
- a CDS encoding haloacid dehalogenase type II: protein MAEIRDIEVVVFDVLGTLVDEPGGLRMEIRAAVPASDDSSVDELLAVWQRHIEREQRRIAEGRRAYVGTEVLDGEAARLVAECAGLTDPAAVARLATAGRRLPPWGDSVAALDRLARRFPVLGLSNADRSTLLRLSAHAGLRWHLALSGEAVRAYKPAPEIYRLAVDAAGCPADRVLMVAAHAWDLRASRASGMRTAYVRRPGGDPPTESDPFDRRFGGLDELVTELTAA, encoded by the coding sequence ATGGCCGAGATCCGCGACATCGAGGTCGTCGTCTTCGACGTCCTCGGCACGCTGGTCGACGAACCGGGCGGGCTTCGCATGGAGATCCGTGCGGCGGTGCCCGCGTCCGACGACTCGTCCGTCGATGAGCTTCTCGCCGTATGGCAGCGGCATATCGAGCGGGAGCAGCGGCGGATCGCGGAGGGGCGGCGCGCCTACGTCGGCACTGAGGTGCTCGACGGGGAGGCCGCACGGCTCGTCGCCGAGTGTGCCGGGCTCACCGATCCGGCGGCCGTCGCCCGGCTGGCGACGGCGGGGCGGCGGCTGCCTCCGTGGGGCGACTCCGTGGCCGCGCTGGACCGGCTCGCACGGCGGTTCCCCGTCCTCGGGCTGTCCAACGCCGATCGGTCGACGCTGCTGCGGCTCAGCGCGCACGCTGGTTTGCGCTGGCACCTGGCCCTGTCCGGCGAAGCGGTCCGGGCGTACAAACCGGCGCCGGAGATCTACCGGCTCGCCGTCGACGCCGCCGGTTGCCCGGCGGACCGCGTGCTCATGGTGGCCGCCCACGCCTGGGACCTGCGCGCCTCTCGGGCGAGCGGCATGCGGACGGCGTATGTGCGGCGGCCGGGCGGCGATCCGCCGACGGAGTCCGACCCCTTCGACCGGCGGTTCGGCGGACTGGACGAGCTGGTCACCGAGTTGACGGCGGCGTAG
- a CDS encoding carboxymuconolactone decarboxylase family protein translates to MAEPRIAPGGLRQVGPLAWLVSRGAAAVEGTTPPNLFLTLGRRRKLFRGWLHFAARLMPAGGLPRREGEMVILRVAHLRECAYEFQHHTRLARRAGLSSADVERVVAGPVDGWTGRDRAILTAVDSLHHHRDLDDDTWAALRAHLTEPECVELLMLAGHYDMLATVITTLRIQPDDRRPRPPLIRALLQRLPR, encoded by the coding sequence ATGGCTGAGCCCCGCATCGCCCCCGGCGGCCTGCGCCAGGTCGGCCCATTGGCCTGGCTCGTCAGCCGGGGCGCCGCCGCCGTCGAGGGCACGACGCCCCCGAACCTCTTCCTCACGCTGGGCCGCCGCCGCAAGCTCTTCCGGGGCTGGCTGCACTTCGCCGCCCGCCTGATGCCCGCCGGCGGCCTGCCCCGCCGCGAGGGCGAGATGGTCATCCTGCGCGTCGCCCACCTGCGCGAATGCGCCTACGAGTTCCAGCACCACACCCGCCTCGCCCGCCGCGCGGGCCTCTCCTCCGCCGACGTCGAACGCGTCGTCGCCGGACCCGTCGACGGCTGGACCGGCCGCGACCGGGCGATCCTGACCGCCGTCGACTCCCTGCACCACCACCGCGACCTGGACGACGACACCTGGGCCGCGCTCCGCGCGCACCTGACCGAGCCCGAATGCGTCGAGTTGCTGATGCTCGCCGGCCACTACGACATGCTCGCGACCGTGATCACCACCCTGCGCATCCAGCCCGACGACCGGCGCCCGCGCCCCCCGCTGATCCGCGCGCTCCTCCAGCGGCTGCCCCGCTGA
- a CDS encoding SDR family oxidoreductase, whose translation MTKLEGRTCLITGAAGGLGRSMALAAAARGADLVLTDLDADGLSRTADEVRDAGGTVRFAEPADVTDRDAVDDLARRALAATGGVDVVMNVAGVSVWGSVDRLEHRHWRRMIDVNLMGPVHVIEAFVPPMIAAGRGGHLVNVSSAAGLFGLPWHAAYSASKFGLRGVSEVLRFDLRRHRIGVSLVCPGAVDTPLVQSVDLVGIDRDTPTARRMVRLFSRHAVSPDRAARTVLRGVERDRYLIFTSADIRIGHLAQRLCPPLYEAAMHAMNRAFVLAVRRSARHG comes from the coding sequence ATGACCAAGCTGGAGGGCCGGACGTGCCTGATCACCGGTGCCGCGGGCGGCCTCGGCAGGAGCATGGCGCTGGCCGCCGCGGCACGCGGGGCCGACCTGGTGCTGACCGACCTCGACGCCGACGGCCTGTCGCGCACGGCCGACGAGGTGCGCGACGCGGGGGGCACCGTGCGGTTCGCCGAGCCCGCCGACGTCACCGACCGGGACGCAGTGGACGACCTGGCCCGGCGGGCCCTCGCCGCGACCGGCGGCGTCGACGTGGTGATGAACGTCGCGGGCGTCTCGGTCTGGGGTTCGGTGGACCGGCTCGAACACCGGCACTGGCGCCGCATGATCGACGTCAATCTCATGGGGCCCGTGCACGTGATCGAGGCGTTCGTCCCGCCGATGATCGCGGCCGGACGGGGCGGGCACCTGGTCAACGTCTCGTCCGCCGCGGGCCTGTTCGGCCTGCCCTGGCACGCCGCCTACAGCGCGAGCAAGTTCGGGTTGCGCGGCGTCAGCGAGGTGCTCCGCTTCGACCTGCGCCGCCACCGGATCGGCGTGAGCCTGGTCTGCCCCGGCGCCGTCGACACCCCGCTCGTCCAGAGCGTCGACCTGGTGGGCATCGACCGCGACACCCCGACGGCCCGCCGGATGGTCCGGCTCTTCTCCCGGCACGCGGTGTCCCCCGACCGCGCCGCGCGGACCGTCCTGCGGGGCGTCGAACGCGACCGGTACCTGATCTTCACCTCGGCCGACATCCGGATCGGCCACCTGGCCCAGCGGCTGTGCCCGCCGCTGTACGAGGCCGCGATGCACGCGATGAACCGCGCGTTCGTCCTGGCCGTCCGGAGGTCGGCGCGCCATGGCTGA
- a CDS encoding TetR/AcrR family transcriptional regulator gives MEESPAGERKKLSPGRHGLSREQVAASQRARLVAAMAEVAAEKGYTAVTVADVLKRAGVSRLTFYQHFSDKADCFGAAYDTATGALLEVVTGTLREETGRWESVERALGAYLDALAAEPVLARLFLVEAYAAGPEFLRRRVALQGSVVGAIADFLGIRTPLGLPACEAMVGAVVSMATNRVVQDDFDGLVALRAPLGLLVRGLARSLDEEEHI, from the coding sequence ATGGAGGAATCCCCCGCAGGGGAGCGCAAGAAGCTCTCACCCGGACGGCACGGGCTGAGCCGGGAGCAGGTCGCCGCCTCCCAACGCGCCCGGCTGGTCGCCGCGATGGCCGAGGTCGCCGCCGAGAAGGGCTACACCGCCGTCACCGTCGCGGACGTGCTCAAGCGCGCCGGAGTGTCGCGCCTGACCTTCTACCAGCACTTCTCCGACAAGGCCGACTGCTTCGGCGCCGCCTACGACACCGCCACCGGGGCGCTGCTGGAGGTGGTGACCGGCACCCTGCGGGAGGAGACCGGACGCTGGGAGTCGGTCGAACGCGCCCTCGGCGCCTACCTCGACGCCCTCGCCGCCGAGCCCGTCCTGGCCCGGCTGTTCCTCGTCGAGGCGTACGCCGCCGGGCCGGAGTTCCTGCGCCGCCGCGTCGCCCTGCAGGGGTCGGTCGTCGGCGCCATCGCCGACTTCCTGGGCATCCGGACGCCGCTCGGGCTGCCGGCCTGCGAGGCCATGGTCGGAGCCGTCGTCTCCATGGCCACCAACCGTGTCGTCCAGGACGACTTCGACGGCCTGGTCGCGCTGCGCGCCCCGCTCGGACTCCTCGTCCGCGGGCTGGCCCGCTCCCTCGACGAGGAAGAACATATATAG
- a CDS encoding IclR family transcriptional regulator, with the protein MSQVPAARRALAVLRLLAAAPGPLPASSIARTLNLPRSSTYHLLAAMAGDGFVAYLPEERRWGLGVAAFEIGSAYLRHEPLERLARPLLRRLVDRTGEIAQLGVLHGAETLYLLKEQPPHHATLVTDVGVRMPAHLTASGRSLLAHLPPAQVRALFAGPFVDRTGRGPTSLPSLRRVLAEDARRGWAAEDGHVTEGFASIAACAFDHNARPTAAITVTFRREDRPPETWPALATRIRATAAALTTRLTGRPPDPH; encoded by the coding sequence ATGAGCCAGGTCCCCGCCGCCCGCCGCGCCCTGGCCGTCCTGCGCCTGCTCGCCGCCGCCCCGGGCCCGCTGCCCGCCTCGTCCATCGCCCGCACCCTCAACCTGCCCCGCTCGTCCACCTACCACCTGCTCGCCGCGATGGCCGGGGACGGCTTCGTCGCCTACCTCCCAGAGGAGCGCCGCTGGGGCCTCGGCGTCGCCGCGTTCGAGATCGGCTCCGCTTACCTGCGCCACGAGCCCCTCGAACGCCTGGCCCGCCCCCTCCTGCGCCGTCTCGTCGACCGGACCGGGGAGATCGCGCAGCTCGGCGTCCTGCACGGCGCCGAGACCCTCTACCTGCTCAAGGAGCAGCCGCCGCACCACGCGACGCTCGTCACGGACGTGGGCGTCCGGATGCCCGCCCACCTCACCGCGAGCGGCCGGTCCCTCCTCGCGCACCTGCCCCCGGCCCAGGTCCGCGCCCTCTTCGCGGGCCCGTTCGTCGACCGGACCGGCCGGGGCCCCACGTCGCTGCCTTCCCTGCGCCGCGTCCTGGCCGAGGACGCCCGCCGGGGCTGGGCGGCCGAGGACGGGCACGTCACCGAGGGCTTCGCGAGCATCGCCGCCTGCGCCTTCGACCACAACGCCCGCCCCACGGCGGCCATCACGGTCACGTTCCGCCGCGAGGACCGCCCGCCCGAGACCTGGCCGGCCCTCGCCACCCGGATCCGCGCCACGGCCGCCGCCCTCACCACCCGCCTCACCGGCCGCCCGCCGGACCCTCACTAG